In Candidatus Pantoea floridensis, the genomic window CAACGATGGTGAGATGCGTCTCCCAACCGCGCGCCAGCGCTTCAGCATCGGTGGTGAGTTTATCGGCCGCTTCCAGCAGTACGCGACCGCGCTCCAGCAGCATACGTCCCACGTTGGTGAACTTGGTGCGGTGGCCGGAGCGGTCAAACAGCACCACATCCAGCTCCTCTTCCAGCTTCTGCATGGTGTAGCTCAGCGCGGAAGGGACGCGACCCAGTTCATCGGCCGCGGCGGCAAAACTGCCACGACGGTCAATAGCATCCATCACACGTAAAGCTTCCAGGGTTAACGCGCGGTCTTTTGCCATCCCGATTCTCTGTCAGTAAATTTGAACATGCCAGGCAGATTAACTGGCTTACAATCCGGCGTCCAGACTTTTACCATGATCCTATTAAGCCTGCGGTCGAATCTCACCGCAGCGCCTCGGAGGATTATCATGATGACAACCCGCTGCGCGTCCGCATGTGGCCAGGCCGATTTCGGTTGGTTGCAGGCGCGTTACAGCTTCTCGTTTGGCCACTATTTTGACCCAAAACTGATGGGCTATGCTTCGTTGCGCGTGCTTAACCAGGAAATCCTGGCACCGGGCGCCGCCTTCCAGCCGCGCAGCTACCCGCAGGTTGATGTGCTCAATCTGGTGTTGCAGGGTGAAGCAGAGTATCGCGATAGCGAAGGCAATCATCTTATCGCCCGGGAAGGCGAAGCGATGCTGCTCTCTACGCGGCCAGGCGTGAATTACAGTGAAATCAACATCAGTAAAGATCGCCCGTTAACCCGCATGCAGCTGTGGTTAGCGGCATGTCCAGAACGTGAGAATCCGCTGTTACAAAAGCGCGAGTTACCGCAAAAAACCAGCGTGCTGATTGCGTCGCCCGATGGCGTGGATGGCAGCCTGCAGCTACGCCAGCAAGTGTGGGTGCATCAGGTGACATTAGCGCCGGGCGAGCAGCATACGGTGAAATTGCACGGGCCGCGCGCTTATTTGCAGTCGATTCATGGTTCGCTGGATGTGCAGGCGAGTAGCGCGCAGCAGCAGCCGCTCAGCTGCGGTGATGGCGCGTTTCTCAGTGATGAACACCACATCAGCCTGCAAGCCAGAACGCCGCTGCGCGCGCTGGTGATTGATCTTCCGGCATAAAAAAGGGCGACCGAAGTCGCCCTGATGATGTGCTTTAACGCTTATTTGAGAATCGTGAACGCCGTAGTGACGTGCTTCACGCCGCTCACACGGCTGGCAACATCGGCCGCCGCCTTCGCTTCTTCTGGCGTTACCAGACCCAGCAGGAACACTTCACCGTTCTCTGTGGTCACTTTCACGTTAGAGGATTTCACCTGATCGCTGCCCAGCAGCTGCGAGCGAATTTTGGTGGTGATCCAGGTATCTGACGACGAGGTGCCGAAGCTGACTTTCTGGCCGCTACGGATTTCGTTATACACCTCGGTGGCGCCATCCACGCCCATTGCAATCTGTTTAGCTCGGCTTGCCAGATCCGGTGTTGGAGACTGACCCGTCAGCAGCACTTTGCCCTGATAGGCTGTCACTACTACGCGCGCCTGGTTTTTGATTTGTTCATCTTTTGCCAGCGCGTTAGTTACGCGCAGCTCCAGCGTCCCGTCATCCACCTGCGTGCCCACGGTGCGCGGGTCGGTGGCGGTTTTCGTGGCCACGGCGGCACTGCCAGCAACCACGGCGACACAGCCCTGCAGCAGCATGGCGGTTAATAGAATGGCGACAGCGTTCAATGCTTTCATTTGAGCTCCTTCAGTCATTCCTGGTGTGGGAATAAAGTGTTATCAATCAAATCGCACAGGCAGTTCAGGGTCAGCATATGCATTTCCTGAATGCGAGCACTGCGATGTGATGGAATGCGAATTTCCACATCATGCGGACCGAGCAGGCCCGCCAGCTCGCCGCCGTCATGGCCGGTTAGCGCAACGATGGTCATATCGCGAGTAACCGCAGCTTCAACCGCTTTGACAATATCGCGGGTGTTACCACGGGTAGAAATGGCCAGCAGCACATCGCCAGCCTGCCCAAGCGCTCGAACCTGCTTGGCGTAAATTTCGTCATGCAGGCGATCGTTACCAATCGCTGTCAGCATGACATTATCCGCACTCAGCGCCAGCGCAGGCAGGCTTGGGCGCTCCGTCTCAAAACGGTTAATCATGCTGGCGGCAAAATGCTGCGCGTTGGCGGATGACGCACCGTTACCGCAGCTCAGGATTTTGTTACCGTTCAGCAGCGACTGCACCAGCGTCATCGCCGCACGAGAAATCGCATCGGGCAGCGCTTCGGCTGCGGCGATTTGTGTCTGAATACTCTCGGTAAAACACGCTTTAATTCTGTCCTGCACAAGACCACCTGGTTCTATCCATCGGCATTAAAGGCATCGGGTAGCCACTCCAGCTCACGCCCGGTAATGGCAATGATGTCAAAACGGCAATTCACCGTATCAAAACTGCCGCCGCCTGCCAGCAACCAGAGCGCGGCAGCACGCAGCAACTTTTGTTGTTTCTGGCGCGTCACGCTGGCGGCGGCTCCGCCGTAGCGCGCATCGCGCCGATAGCGCACTTCAACAAATACCCAGCAATCGGCATCGCGCATAATCAGGTCAATTTCCCCGCCGCGACAGCGCACATTGCTGGCGAACCACTGCAGCCCGGCGCGCTCCAGATAGCGGCGCGCCAGTTGTTCCTGCTCAGCGCCAATGCGCTGACGATTTACTGCACCGGAACGATCTGTCCCTGACGATACTGGTTCCATGCCAACTTCCTGTTGATCACGCAATCCGTGTCGGCGTTCAGCTTGCCGGTGTTGCCATCAATGGCAAAGCCCGGCACCTGACGCATCTGGTTAAAGTGATTCGCCAGCGTCCAGGCATCAATGCCCATCGCGTAAAGACGAACCAGCGAATAGTCGTTGTTAAACGACTTTGCCGCCTGCTGCATCAGGCCAGGATTATTGCCAGACAGCAGCGGAATATCACTGAACTGCAGGCCATCCATCTCCAGACGGAAGTCCGGGCCAGCGCCAGCCTGGGCACTGCGCGAGCTGGCGTAAAGTGCAGTATTGCTGCGGCTGCTGGTGCGCATCGCAATCATTGGCTTGATCAGCTGCAGCTCATCCTGACTGGCGACAATATAGACAGCATCAACGCTGCCGCCGCTGGTATCCGCCACAGGCGCCGGTGTGCTGGTTTGTGGCGCAGGAATCGTCAGGCCGGCAATCGCTACGCTCTGTGATTGATCAGGCTCGACGTTCAGCGGAGTGCCGCTTAACGCAATACCCGCACCGCTGTTGATGCCTTGCTTCAACTCCGCGACGCCGCCAAAACGCTGCTGCAGCACGGTTGACCCCCCCAGCTTTTGCCACTCTTGCGCAAAGGCTTTGCTGATGCGATCGCCATAACTGCTGCGCGGTACCAACAGCAAGGGCTGACGTTTGCCCTGCTCGTAGATATGGTGCGCGGCATCGCGCGCTTCGTCTT contains:
- the dolP gene encoding division/outer membrane stress-associated lipid-binding lipoprotein, which gives rise to MKALNAVAILLTAMLLQGCVAVVAGSAAVATKTATDPRTVGTQVDDGTLELRVTNALAKDEQIKNQARVVVTAYQGKVLLTGQSPTPDLASRAKQIAMGVDGATEVYNEIRSGQKVSFGTSSSDTWITTKIRSQLLGSDQVKSSNVKVTTENGEVFLLGLVTPEEAKAAADVASRVSGVKHVTTAFTILK
- a CDS encoding pirin family protein; its protein translation is MMTTRCASACGQADFGWLQARYSFSFGHYFDPKLMGYASLRVLNQEILAPGAAFQPRSYPQVDVLNLVLQGEAEYRDSEGNHLIAREGEAMLLSTRPGVNYSEINISKDRPLTRMQLWLAACPERENPLLQKRELPQKTSVLIASPDGVDGSLQLRQQVWVHQVTLAPGEQHTVKLHGPRAYLQSIHGSLDVQASSAQQQPLSCGDGAFLSDEHHISLQARTPLRALVIDLPA
- a CDS encoding YraN family protein, encoding MEPVSSGTDRSGAVNRQRIGAEQEQLARRYLERAGLQWFASNVRCRGGEIDLIMRDADCWVFVEVRYRRDARYGGAAASVTRQKQQKLLRAAALWLLAGGGSFDTVNCRFDIIAITGRELEWLPDAFNADG
- the diaA gene encoding DnaA initiator-associating protein DiaA; amino-acid sequence: MQDRIKACFTESIQTQIAAAEALPDAISRAAMTLVQSLLNGNKILSCGNGASSANAQHFAASMINRFETERPSLPALALSADNVMLTAIGNDRLHDEIYAKQVRALGQAGDVLLAISTRGNTRDIVKAVEAAVTRDMTIVALTGHDGGELAGLLGPHDVEIRIPSHRSARIQEMHMLTLNCLCDLIDNTLFPHQE